The Andrena cerasifolii isolate SP2316 chromosome 14, iyAndCera1_principal, whole genome shotgun sequence genome contains a region encoding:
- the LOC143376627 gene encoding uncharacterized protein LOC143376627 isoform X1 — protein sequence MQNWNQWQLSAGAVATPMPQPPVGYATAGADPMAMMQSYMQYFSQPAPSGYTAEQWTAAQQQNWAQWQQWQQQYQQWQAQYGEKYQETMKHMSAQSMNLANQVPQVVQPPPPLPKEDSKPPLPPTTLNAYQFTSMPPPHQNNLPLFPAKQNANTTGHSSVQNCPQNPPLPPTQPPLPPDSSSSISKENNLNGKRGSSTASESTSAKKLKIEDEELTEAEKTFDAQFKQWEEQFNKWKEQNANHPDKTQYKQYEAKWTSWREKLIERREQMRRKREQQKQAAAKADVEKCKSLPGDDKIMNILSSTENQGLINNLLGIGKSLGLTGKQNSNVPPPPPPPPATQAASPSVQTATITSSSQLTSQSSTPQLPGMSMMSPSTWNSQQWTPQYNAGVNVSNYSNYQPMTGVPPPSFGAPQTQMSAPNFAQPPPSFSNVPNFSQPPPGFTGNDSRQNCNLRPQAASNMQGRPPALAPNNGNGPDESIPHNERPSQAGPMNSFESNRQKDGVPSDRIGRDSMNDQPGNQFRPTDAFGQRNESYKLNDERAPESEQFRREDRSYQEHGSSQFSQQKLNFSNDRYSLAPFGAGTNRFAPTSDRFGMGNDRPGLGNDRSVLGNDRFGPGNNKFGNDRFAPGADRLGQGNEPANDRFGPNNDRFGSNNEPFGPGGGDRFNRSNLDRFESKDVGDRRDSFPNASRSFARNDQFKPPDKFAPELKKLMEKRRAALDVFKPSYLDSDKSCNVGSLSESFKKITGESPFMKSSPGNNNFGPRGPPNFGPAGCGNYRMPVDFKPPGNPEFGPRCPMGIVRNNSFDSRDGGIAPFRGPNSSPQLMQDFMSVEPRPEIGNIGHDVDMNKGNIAKPIGVAEQVEVINLISNEQINSAQKECPEIYPIQNDPIPLLEKPLNWGDGQFPQDNSLRNDANSSKVEESLPANYNPPELGTQNVIGETAEKQDLSNNDTSGSNKEADVLPFMGENDPKPEDLNMEPPPELPNLGPVSTDNNESNDPLRRMNEPYDAKDPSSKPFPSNPECFDPRETFDATLGPRGMQFRPNAPFPGSRGPNDRLPVPEPRGPSTFNSPGPGPHPLLPPRINIQPNNIQFGPRGPNDGQFGPRGPNDGQFGLRGPNDGQFGPRGPNDAQFGARGGPNDGQFGPRGGNERLIGARGSTDVPFAPRGPNEGPFAPRGLNDGPFSSRAPIDLPFGPRGSMDNQFAPRGSIDNQFVPRNANNGQFGIRGSSIGQFGPRYDEQFAPRRLNDVQFGPRGPSDGQFVPQGPNNRQFAPGRPNDTPFDNRSLSETQLGPRGPNEGQLKFPGPTDRPFEPRRNEAPFQRSLSGSTAANPDAQFPNRFNERQFDAPADGSFAPQKGGSADTFFGSRPPVGGPIDAPFAPRGHPDRPFDARGLGDFRLRGQVDNGSCPKPRETSEPGGLDVRSDGGAFEATDRIQIEQNAQQGQFDSNEKQKPGWRPPFPKSNFSDVDQRPTQDFRYAEKPLPPQSDAFNQGAANNLGRRSPPNPAKYIMPDKRPEKGMPDLAVGDYKARYGESSSGSDYSKFNTPNVYMKRPIDNRQSQVRCSTVKEFCIEKQFNYNHGGATAEKKFVEHIPAKVIDYAHTSRTSIQDHLTPVQCFDYGHGNLKPLVPEHEPPPKTDFRNWEESEQNLKEYTDKIRTYEHYSERVDSRRSGAYNQRRNSEELIDDKKPERDRRENAYKGKEREDKIFDRVSEKDQENRYDKNAHKERTRERFESSQKEANKDSNKDEDRSKGNINWQENSSKSIVETKPLDTSVTDTQHNVVESAPKTLELAKTPNCTMVDDLLCPPGRQNRPPKIAIILRGPPGSGKSFVAKLIKDKEVEQGGSAPRILSLDDYFLVEKEIDSTDDNGKKVTVKEMAYEYEEAMEQSYVTSLVKAFKKNITDGFFNFIILDCINEKISDYEEMWSFAKTKGFKVYVCEMEMDLQICLKRNIHNRTEDEINRIIDYFEPTPSYHQKLDVNSMLQEQAIEEVHMEDSEETQEKSPQQNEDSQDSQEDILDSIGVSKWERMEAEDKLDRLDGLAKKKNEGKVQTMQDFLQVPDYYNMEDTSGKKRVRWADLEERKEQEKMRAVGFVVGHTNWDRMMDPTKGGSALTRTKWNSCVILRRQL from the exons atgcaaaattggaaCCAATGGCAGTTGTCAGCTGGTGCTGTTGCTACTCCAATGCCGCAACCGCCAGTTGGTTATGCTACAGCAGGAGCCGATCCGATGGCTATGATGCAATCATATATGCAGTACTTTAGTCAACCA GCACCTAGCGGATACACGGCGGAACAATGGACTGCAGCTCAGCAACAGAACTGGGCTCAATGGCAGCAATGGCAACAACAATATCAGCAGTGGCAAGCTCAATATGGAGAAAAG TATCAGGAGACAATGAAGCACATGTCGGCGCAGAGTATGAATCTTGCCAATCAGGTGCCCCAAGTTGTACAACCTCCGCCGCCTCTTCCGAAAGAGGACTCGAAACCACCGTTACCTCCAACTACCCTAAACGCATATCAGTTTACAAGCATGCCTCCGCCCCATCAAAACAATCTTCCATTATTTCCTGCTAAGCAAAACGCGAACACCACGGGACACAGTAGCGTACAGAATTGTCCGCAGAATCCTCCTTTACCCCCAACCCAGCCGCCCTTACCACCCGacagtagtagtagtattagTAAAGAGAACAATTTAAACGGTAAACGCGGCAGTAGTACCGCCAGTGAATCTACCAGTgctaaaaagttgaaaattgaagaCGAAGAATTAACCGAGGCCGAGAAAACATTTGACGCTCAGTTTAAACAGTGGGAGGAGCAATTTAACAAGTGGAAGGAGCAGAACGCTAACCATCCGGATAAG ACACAATACAAACAATACGAAGCGAAGTGGACATCCTGGCGAGAGAAGCTTATCGAGCGACGTGAACAGATGCGTAGGAAACGCGAGCAGCAGAAGCAGGCCGCCGCTAAGGCAGATGTTGAGAAATGCAAGAGCCTGCCTGGCGACGACAAGATAATGAATATTCTATCGAGCACGGAGAATCAAGGATTGATCAACAATTTGTTAGGCATTGGAAAGTCTCTCGGTTTGACTGGAAAACAGAACAGTAATGTACCTccgccgccaccgccaccgccagCTACGCAGGCTGCATCGCCCAGCGTCCAAACGGCCACCATAACATCATCCTCTCAATTGACTTCCCAATCGTCAACCCCTCAGCTGCCAGGGATGAGCATGATGTCGCCGTCAACGTGGAATTCCCAGCAGTGGACACCGCAGTACAACGCAGGAGTGAACGTGTCGAATTATTCCAATTATCAACCTATGACTGGCGTCCCTCCGCCATCGTTCGGTGCACCGCAAACGCAAATGTCTGCGCCAAATTTTGCACAGCCACCGCCAAGCTTTTCCAACGTACCAAACTTCTCGCAGCCGCCTCCGGGCTTCACTGGTAACGATTCGCGCCAGAATTGCAACCTTCGGCCGCAAGCTGCATCAAATATGCAAGGGAGACCTCCTGCTCTCGCTCCAAACAATGGAAATGGTCCTGACGAGAGTATCCCCCACAACGAACGTCCAAGTCAAGCTGGTCCTATGAACAGTTTCGAATCTAATCGGCAGAAAGACGGGGTACCGTCGGATCGTATTGGTCGGGACAGCATGAATGACCAACCGGGCAATCAATTCCGACCTACCGACGCATTTGGACAGCGAAACGAAAGCTACAAATTAAACGACGAACGAGCACCGGAATCTGAGCAATTCAGAAGGGAAGATAGAAGTTACCAAGAGCATGGAAGTAGTCAGTTCAGTCAGCAGAAATTGAACTTCAGCAACGACAGATATTCTCTCGCACCCTTTGGAGCAGGTACCAATCGGTTTGCCCCTACAAGTGATAGATTTGGTATGGGGAATGACCGACCTGGGCTTGGAAACGATCGATCTGTGCTTGGgaacgatcgattcggaccTGGTAACAATAAATTTGGAAACGATCGATTCGCGCCGGGTGCTGATAGACTAGGACAAGGGAACGAACCTGCTAATGATCGGTTCGGACCTAATAACGACAGATTTGGTTCTAATAACGAACCGTTTGGGCCTGGAG GTGGCGACAGGTTTAACAGAAGCAATTTAGATCGTTTCGAATCAAAAGATGTGGGAGATAGACGCGACAGCTTTCCAAATGCGTCTCGAAGTTTCGCTAGAAATGATCAGTTTAAACCGCCGGATAAATTCGCGCCGGAATTGAAGAAACTGATGGAGAAACGAAGAGCTGCGTTAGACGTATTTAAACCAAGTTATCTGGACTCTGATAAAAGTTGTAACGTTGGTTCTCTGAGCGAAAGCTTCAAGAAGATCACCGGCGAGTCTCCATTTATGAAAAGTTCCCCTGGGAACAACAACTTCGGTCCTCGCGGGCCCCCAAATTTCGGGCCAGCTGGATGCGGTAATTACAGAATGCCTGTAGACTTTAAACCTCCAGGGAATCCTGAATTCGGGCCACGCTGTCCTATGGGAATTGTACGGAACAATTCGTTCGACTCGCGTGATGGAGGCATAGCCCCGTTCAGAGGGCCTAATTCTAGTCCGCAGCTAATGCAAGACTTCATGAGTGTCGAGCCGAGGCCAGAGATAGGAAATATTGGGCACGATGTGGATATGAATAAAGGGAATATCGCTAAACCCATTGGTGTGGCGGAACAAGTGGAAGTAATAAATCTGATATCCAACGAACAAATTAACAGCGCACAGAAAGAATGCCCTGAAATTTATCCCATTCAAAATGACCCGATTCCACTATTGGAGAAACCATTGAATTGGGGCGATGGTCAGTTCCCACAAGATAATTCATTACGTAACGATGCTAACAGCAGTAAAGTGGAGGAAAGTTTGCCTGCAAATTATAATCCCCCGGAGCTGGGTACTCAGAATGTGATCGGTGAAACGGCAGAGAAACAAGATCTATCTAACAACGATACTAGTGGTAGTAATAAGGAGGCAGACGTGCTACCGTTCATGGGTGAGAATGACCCGAAACCTGAAGATTTAAATATGGAGCCACCGCCTGAATTACCAAATTTGGGGCCCGTTTCGACAGATAATAACGAGTCCAATGACCCTTTGCGAAGAATGAACGAGCCTTACGATGCAAAAGATCCTTCCTCTAAACCATTTCCGAGCAATCCAGAATGTTTCGATCCCAGGGAGACTTTCGATGCTACACTTGGCCCAAGAGGAATGCAATTTAGACCAAATGCACCTTTCCCTGGCTCTCGAGGTCCAAATGACAGATTACCCGTGCCTGAACCTAGAGGTCCTAGTACATTTAATTCTCCTGGCCCAGGTCCACATCCGTTGCTACCACCTCGCATTAATATACAACCCAATAATATACAATTTGGCCCAAGGGGTCCTAATGATGGACAATTTGGCCCCAGGGGCCCTAATGATGGACAATTTGGCTTGAGGGGTCCTAATGATGGACAATTTGGCCCGAGGGGTCCTAATGATGCACAATTCGGTGCACGGGGGGGTCCCAATGATGGACAGTTCGGCCCAAGAGGTGGCAATGAGAGATTAATTGGGGCAAGAGGTTCTACTGATGTGCCGTTTGCGCCACGAGGTCCTAATGAGGGGCCGTTTGCGCCACGAGGTCTTAACGATGGCCCGTTTAGCTCAAGAGCTCCTATTGACTTACCCTTTGGGCCAAGAGGTTCTATGGATAACCAGTTTGCGCCAAGAGGTTCAATTGATAACCAGTTCGTGCCAAGAAATGCCAATAATGGACAATTCGGTATCAGAGGCTCGAGCATTGGACAATTTGGACCGAGATATGATGAGCAATTCGCTCCAAGGAGACTTAACGACGTACAATTTGGTCCTAGAGGACCAAGTGATGGACAGTTTGTGCCTCAAGGGCCTAACAATAGACAATTTGCGCCTGGCAGGCCAAATGATACACCTTTTGATAACCGAAGCCTTAGTGAGACACAGCTTGGACCTAGAGGACCTAATGAAGGGCAACTTAAATTCCCAGGACCTACTGACAGACCTTTCGAACCACGACGTAACGAGGCTCCTTTCCAGCGAAGTCTTAGCGGCTCAACAGCAGCAAACCCAGATGCACAGTTCCCTAATAGGTTCAACGAAAGACAATTTGACGCTCCTGCCGATGGAAGTTTTGCACCTCAAAAAGGTGGTTCAGCTGACACATTCTTTGGATCTCGCCCTCCAGTTGGTGGGCCGATCGATGCTCCTTTTGCACCTCGAGGTCATCCTGATAGGCCATTCGATGCTAGAGGACTCGGAGACTTTAGGCTAAGAGGGCAAGTCGATAACGGTTCATGCCCTAAACCTAGAGAGACTTCAGAACCAGGTGGCTTGGACGTTCGTAGCGATGGAGGGGCGTTTGAAGCGACTGATCGTATCCAGATAGAACAGAACGCGCAGCAAGGACAGTTCGACTCTAATGAGAAGCAGAAACCAGGGTGGAGGCCACCATTCCCCAAAAGTAATTTTAGCGATGTCGATCAGAGACCTACCCAAGACTTCCGTTATGCAGAGAAACCTTTGCCACCTCAGAGCGATGCATTTAATCAAGGAGCAGCGAATAATCTAGGACGACGATCTCCTCCGAACCCGGCTAAGTATATTATGCCTGACAAAAGACCGGAGAAAGGTATGCCCGACTTGGCAGTGGGCGATTATAAAGCCAGATACGGAGAATCGTCATCAGGATCTGATTACTCTAAGTTTAACACTCCTAATGTGTACATGAAGCGACCGATAGATAATCGGCAGTCTCAAGTCAGGTGCTCGACCGTGAAAGAGTTCTGCATAGAGAAACAGTTCAATTATAATCACGGCGGGGCTACCGCTGAGAAGAAATTTGTCGAGCATATACCTGCTAAAGTAATCGACTATGCCCATACTTCTCGTACCTCCATTCAAGATCATTTGACTCCTGTGCAGTGCTTCGATTATGGGCACGGCAATTTGAAGCCACTGGTACCGGAGCACGAACCGCCACCGAAGACGGATTTCAGAAATTGGGAGGAAAGTGAGCAGAACTTGAAGGAATATACGGACAAAATAAGGACGTACGAGCATTACTCCGAGAGAGTAGATTCTAGGCGATCGGGAGCTTACAATCAGAGGCGAAACAGCGAGGAACTGATCGACGACAAGAAGCCCGAACGGGATCGCAGGGAGAATGCCTATAAAGGCAAAGAACGGGAGGATAAAATATTTGATCGCGTGTCCGAGAAAGATCAAGAGAATCGATACGATAAGAATGCCCACAAAG aaCGAACACGGGAAAGGTTCGAAAGCTCTCAAAAGGAAGCGAATAAAGACAGTAATAAGGATGAAGACAG ATCGAAAGGAAATATAAACTGGCAGGAGAACTCAAGCAAGAGCATCGTAGAGACAAAGCCATTGGATACCAG TGTTACAGATACTCAGCACAATGTGGTGGAATCCGCGCCAAAAACTTTGGAATTGGCGAAGACGCCAAACTGCACAATGGTGGACGACTTATTGTGCCCTCCAGGTCGCCAGAACAGACCACCAAAAATAGCTATCATTTTAAGAGGCCCACCTGGAAGCGGCAAATCATTTGTTGCAAAGCTTATTAAA GATAAAGAAGTTGAGCAGGGAGGTTCAGCACCAAGAATTTTGAGTCTGGATGATTATTTCTTggtagaaaaagaaatagattccaCTGACGATAATGGGAAGAAAGTTACAGTTAAG GAAATGGCGTACGAATACGAAGAAGCAATGGAGCAGAGCTACGTAACGTCACTTGTAAAAGCCTTTAAGAAGAACATCACTGATGGTTTCTTCAACTTTATAATACTTGACTGCATTAACGAAAAGATATCTGATTACGAAGAAATGTGGAGTTTTGCTAAGACTAAAGGTTTTAAA GTGTACGTGTGCGAGATGGAAATGGATTTACAAATCTGTTTGAAACGAAACATTCATAATCGTACGGAAGATGAGATAAATCGAATTATAGATTATTTTGAGCCGACCCCAAGCTACCATCAGAAATTAGACGTCAATTCGATGTTGCAAGAACAGGCAATTGAAGAA GTTCATATGGAAGATAGCGAAGAAACGCAGGAGAAGTCCCCTCAGCAGAACGAAGACAGCCAGGACAGTCAAGAGGATATCCTCGATAGTATT GGTGTGAGCAAGTGGGAGCGTATGGAAGCAGAAGATAAATTGG ATCGTTTGGACGGGCTTGCAAAGAAGAAGAACGAGGGAAAAGTACAAACTATGCAAGATTTCCTCCAAGTCCCTGACTATTATAATATGGAGGATACCTCTGGTAAAAAACGC GTGAGGTGGGCAGATTTGGAAGAACGTAAAGAGCAAGAGAAAATGCGTGCCGTAGGATTCGTAGTTGGTCACACCAACTGGGATCGTATGATGGATCCTACGAAAGGAGGAAGCGCCTTGACACGCACAAA GTGGAATTCATGCGTTATTCTTCGTAGACAACTTTAA